One region of Zerene cesonia ecotype Mississippi chromosome 15, Zerene_cesonia_1.1, whole genome shotgun sequence genomic DNA includes:
- the LOC119832402 gene encoding NAD-dependent protein deacetylase sirtuin-7, translating to MAGREGVRSSARLSGGTSAAASTPSVSEHVSKEQREAAAALRRARAARAAERAREVEDSPRVLREKCRQLAKVLQEAKHLVVYTGAGISTAADIPDYRGPRGVWTRLQRGETVGRVEVSRARPTFTHMALTALWRRGALKFVVSQNCDGLHLRAGLPRRALAELHGDMFAERCPACRRVYLRAFDTTERTARHAHATRRLCHDCGRELRDSIVHFGERGRAAWPLNWAGALRHAGAADVVLCLGSSLKVLRRYPRLWRMHRAPSARPALYIVNLQWTPKDAVAALKINARCDAVMAQVARRLRLRVPRYDARADPLLAHAEPLAPPEAHTTRRPLLARAPT from the exons ATGGCTGGCCGTGAAGGAGTCCGCAGCAGCGCTAGGCTAAGCGGGGGAACCTCCGCTGCTGCGTCGACTCCCAGCGTGAGCGAACATGTCAGCAAAGAGCAGCGCGAAGCGGCAGCGGCGCTGCGGCGAGCGCGAGCAGCGCGTGCGGCCGAGCGGGCGCGCGAGGTTGAGGACAGCCCGCGGGTGCTGCGTGAGAAGTGTCGTCAGCTCGCCAAGGTGTTGCAAGAAGCTAAACATCTGGTC gTGTATACGGGTGCGGGTATCAGCACGGCGGCCGACATCCCCGACTACCGCGGGCCGCGCGGCGTGTGGACGCGTCTGCAGCGCGGCGAGACTGTTGG TCGAGTGGAAGTGTCCCGCGCGCGGCCCACGTTCACGCACATGGCGCTGACGGCGCTgtggcggcgcggcgcgctcAAGTTCGTGGTGTCGCAGAACTGCGACGGGCTGCACCTGCGCGCCGGGCTGCCGCGGCGCGCGCTGGCCGAGCTGCACGGCGACATGTTCGCCGAGCGCTGCCCCGCCTGCCGCCGCGTGTACCTGCGCGCCTTCGACACCACCGAGCGCACGGCGCGCCACGCGCACGCCACGCGCCGCCTGTGCCACGACTGCGGCCGCGAGCTGCGCGACTCCATCGTGCACTTCGGCGAGCGCGGCCGCGCCGCCTGGCCGCTCAACTGGGCCGGCGCGCTGCGCCACGCGGGCGCCGCCGACGTCGTGCTGTGCCTGGGCTCCAGCCTCAAGGTGCTGCGCCGCTACCCGCGCCTGTGGCGCATGCACCGCGCGCCCAGCGCCCGCCCCGCGCTCTACATCGTCAACCTGCAGTGGACGCCCAAGGACGCCGTGGCCGCGCTCAAGATCAACGCGCGCTGCGACGCCGTCATGGCGCAGGTGGCGCGGCGCCTGCGCCTGCGCGTGCCGCGCTACGACGCGCGCGCCGACCCGCTGCTGGCGCACGCCGAGCCGCTGGCGCCGCCCGAGGCGCACACCACGCGGCGCCCGCTGCTGGCGCGCGCCCCC